In Luteitalea sp., the following are encoded in one genomic region:
- the ychF gene encoding redox-regulated ATPase YchF has protein sequence MLRLGIVGLPNVGKSTLFNALTSAGAVVANYPFATIEPNTGVVTVPDERLDQITALVQPQRVVPATVEFVDIAGLVRGASQGEGLGNQFLANIREVDAIVHVVRCFEDPNVQHVTGAPDPERDRAIVNIELALADLGTVDRRLERSSKAAKSGDAALKAEVHLLERVRAHLSDGRSVRTFDAGDEERALLPGLHLLTAKPELYAANVAEHDAACGNAYVRALEEAVARDEEEASVVVLSAKVEAELVELPASDRREFLESLGLHESGLDRVARAAYRLLGLRSYFTGSEKEARAWTIRAGDKAPAAAGVIHSDFERGFIRAETVAFEDFVRVGGWKPAREKGLVRAEGKDYVVQDGDVIVFRFNV, from the coding sequence ATGCTTCGACTCGGTATCGTCGGTCTTCCCAATGTCGGTAAGTCCACCCTGTTCAATGCCCTGACCTCGGCCGGCGCCGTGGTGGCCAACTATCCCTTTGCCACCATCGAGCCGAATACCGGCGTCGTGACAGTGCCCGACGAGCGACTGGACCAGATTACGGCGTTGGTGCAGCCTCAACGGGTCGTGCCTGCGACGGTCGAGTTCGTCGATATCGCCGGCCTGGTACGAGGCGCGAGCCAGGGTGAGGGGCTCGGCAACCAGTTCCTCGCCAACATCCGCGAGGTGGATGCCATCGTGCACGTCGTTCGCTGTTTCGAGGACCCCAACGTCCAGCACGTGACGGGGGCGCCCGACCCGGAGCGCGATCGCGCGATCGTCAACATCGAGCTGGCGCTCGCCGACCTCGGCACCGTCGATCGTCGTCTCGAGCGATCGTCGAAGGCGGCCAAGTCGGGCGATGCAGCGCTCAAGGCCGAAGTTCACCTGCTCGAGCGGGTGCGGGCACATCTGTCCGACGGGCGGTCCGTGCGGACCTTTGACGCCGGAGACGAGGAGCGTGCACTGTTGCCGGGCTTGCACCTGCTCACCGCGAAGCCGGAGCTGTATGCCGCCAACGTCGCGGAGCACGATGCGGCGTGCGGCAACGCGTACGTGCGCGCGCTGGAGGAGGCCGTCGCACGTGACGAGGAAGAGGCGTCGGTCGTGGTCCTGTCGGCCAAGGTCGAAGCGGAGCTCGTCGAGCTGCCGGCGTCGGACCGACGCGAGTTTCTCGAGTCGCTTGGCTTGCACGAGTCAGGGCTCGATCGCGTGGCGCGCGCCGCGTACAGATTGCTGGGCCTGCGAAGCTACTTCACGGGAAGTGAGAAAGAAGCGCGCGCCTGGACGATTCGGGCCGGTGACAAGGCGCCCGCCGCCGCGGGCGTGATTCATAGCGATTTCGAGCGCGGATTCATCCGTGCAGAGACCGTCGCGTTCGAGGACTTCGTTCGTGTGGGCGGCTGGAAGCCAGCCCGCGAAAAAGGTCTGGTACGTGCGGAAGGCAAGGACTACGTCGTGCAGGACGGCGATGTCATTGTCTTTCGTTTCAATGTATAG
- a CDS encoding RNA-splicing ligase RtcB: MVAPRKIGEFVWELPVGFVPGMQVPGRIFASDALMQKAIEDKAVQQVANVATLPGIVVASLAMPDIHWGYGFPIGGVAATDVEHGGVISPGGVGFDIGCGVRLLRSDLAYDTDVKPRLRELVDTLGHRVPRGVGGRGRMSLGVGEVDQVLREGARFAVARGAGWDEDLESCESGGTLPDAEPAFISARAKERGAPQLGSLGAGNHFLEVQVVDEIRDAAAAAAMELFQGQVCVMIHSGSRGIGHQTCTDHLRVIDRLQATLGYALPDRQLACVPFEHDAARSYVGAMSAAGNFALANRQVLADAVRESCASLFRRSSQALGLRLVYDVAHNLAKIEEHLVDGRLRRVCVHRKGATRAFGPGHEELPARYAEIGQPVIIPGSMGTASFVLAGTSRARDLSFASTCHGAGRAMSRTKAKQVMSGQALRQKLEEEGILLARSQWALLSEEAPYAYKSAADVVETCEGAGLSRVVARLRPVAVVKG; encoded by the coding sequence ATGGTCGCGCCACGCAAGATCGGCGAGTTCGTCTGGGAGCTGCCGGTTGGCTTCGTGCCGGGCATGCAGGTGCCAGGCCGGATCTTTGCCTCCGATGCGTTGATGCAAAAGGCCATCGAGGACAAGGCCGTGCAGCAAGTGGCCAACGTCGCCACGTTGCCAGGCATCGTCGTGGCTTCGCTGGCGATGCCCGACATCCATTGGGGTTATGGCTTTCCAATCGGGGGTGTTGCTGCCACCGATGTCGAGCACGGGGGCGTGATCTCACCGGGCGGCGTCGGGTTCGACATCGGCTGCGGTGTGCGGCTGTTGCGCAGCGACCTCGCGTACGACACCGATGTCAAGCCGCGCCTCCGCGAGCTGGTCGACACGCTCGGCCACCGTGTGCCGCGTGGGGTGGGCGGGCGCGGTCGGATGTCGCTCGGTGTCGGTGAGGTGGATCAGGTGCTGCGCGAGGGTGCTCGGTTTGCGGTTGCGCGCGGCGCCGGCTGGGACGAGGACCTCGAGAGCTGCGAGAGCGGTGGGACGTTGCCAGATGCGGAGCCTGCCTTCATCTCGGCGCGCGCAAAGGAGCGCGGGGCGCCACAGCTCGGCAGCCTCGGCGCTGGCAATCACTTCCTCGAAGTACAGGTGGTCGACGAGATCCGAGATGCCGCTGCTGCTGCCGCCATGGAGCTCTTCCAAGGGCAAGTGTGCGTGATGATCCACTCGGGCTCTCGCGGCATCGGTCATCAGACGTGCACGGATCATTTGCGTGTGATCGATCGACTGCAGGCAACGCTTGGCTACGCCTTACCGGATCGACAGCTGGCGTGCGTGCCATTCGAGCACGACGCAGCACGGAGCTACGTTGGCGCGATGAGCGCCGCCGGAAACTTCGCGCTCGCGAACCGGCAAGTGCTCGCGGACGCGGTGCGCGAGTCCTGTGCATCGCTCTTCCGACGCTCGTCGCAGGCGCTCGGCCTGCGGCTCGTCTACGACGTGGCGCACAACCTGGCGAAGATCGAGGAGCACCTCGTGGATGGACGGCTGCGGCGGGTGTGCGTGCACCGCAAGGGTGCAACGCGCGCATTTGGACCCGGTCACGAAGAGCTCCCAGCGCGGTATGCGGAAATCGGTCAGCCGGTGATCATTCCCGGCTCGATGGGCACCGCGTCGTTCGTCCTCGCCGGCACGTCTCGGGCGCGGGACCTGTCGTTCGCGTCGACGTGCCACGGCGCCGGACGCGCGATGTCACGAACGAAGGCGAAGCAGGTGATGAGCGGCCAGGCGCTCAGGCAGAAGCTCGAAGAGGAGGGCATTCTGCTGGCGCGATCGCAGTGGGCATTGTTGTCCGAGGAAGCACCGTATGCATACAAGAGCGCTGCAGATGTTGTCGAGACGTGTGAAGGTGCCGGTCTCTCACGGGTCGTTGC